DNA from Pelobacter propionicus DSM 2379:
TCAGCTTCCACCAGGCCGCCATCCACGGTGCCCTGTTCCAGATCTTGAGCCACGGCGTCGCCGTTGCCGGCCTGTTCCTGCTCCTGGGACTTCTGGAACTGCGCCTGGGCAGGGAGTACCTGAACCTGACCGCCCTTTCCACCCATGCGCCAAGGCTTGCGGTCATGCTCATGCTCTTCATCCTGGCCTCCGTCGCGCTGCCCTTGACCAGCGGCTTCACCTCCGAATTCCTGATCCTGTTCGGCGCCTTCCAGCAGGGCATCGCCGCCCTGCAGGCCAACCAGGGAGCCACCATGCTCACCAGCGTGCTTCTGGCCTCCACCGGCATGGTGCTTGGCGCAACCTACATGCTGCGCTTCGGCCGGGCCATCCTCTACGGCCAGACCAAAGAGGGGGTAGGGGTCAAGGACATGAGCCTCATGGAAGGGATCGGCTTCATCCCGCTGCTTGTCATGATCATCTGGATCGGCGTCAACCCCATGCCGATCATGAACAAGGTAACCACCGCGGTAAGCGCGCTTGGCACCCAGCCGGCAAACGCCCAGATCCAACCGGCGGCGGCACAACCGGCGGCGTCACCCGCGGCGCCCACACCATCTGTCAAGGGAGGCGCCAATGGCCACTGATCTTCTGTACGGCCTTCTGCCGGAACACATCCTCTTGGGCCTGATCCTGGTCCTCATGCTGCTGGAGATACTCAGCGTTGACAAGCGTGCCGGCAGCGCCCTGTTCATCGCCTCGCTCCTGGCCGGCGCCGGCGTCCTGGTCATGCAGCTTCAAACCGGGTACACTGCCGACATCGTCATGAATGAGATCCGCATCGACCGCTTCTCCGAGATCGGCCGCCTGATCATCGTAAGCTGCGGCGCCATCCTGGGGGTCTACTCCCTCTCCAGCGAAGCGGGGCACAAATACTGGATCCTCATCGCCTCATCGCTTCTGGGCGCCATGATCATCCTGGACAGCGCCGGCTTCATCTCGCTCTTCATGGGCATCGAGATCCTCTCGCTCCCCGGCTTCGCCCTGATGGTCCTGAATAACGGCAAATCAACCGCCTCCGAAGGCTCCATCAAGTATCTCCTGCTCTCCTCCGTGGCCACGGCACTGGTCCTGTTCGGACTCTCCTTGGTGTACGGCTCTACCGGCAACCTGAACATCAGTTCCTTCACCGCAGCCGTCGCCACCGGCGGCGTGCAGAACCTGGCCGCCAGCGTCATGATCCTCTCTGGCTTCTTCCTGAAAGCCTCCGTGTTCCCCTTCCACGGCTGGGCACCCGACGCCTACTCCAGCGCCCGTCTGCCGGTAACGGCTTTCCTGGCCTCCATCGTCAAGGCCGCCGTGGTGCTGGGCCTGGTGCGCATCCTGGGCAACGCCGTACTCAACCCGGAAGCGGTCACCGTGATTGCGCTCCTCTCCATGCTCTCCATGTTCTACGGCAACATCACCGCCAT
Protein-coding regions in this window:
- a CDS encoding NADH-quinone oxidoreductase subunit N; its protein translation is MATDLLYGLLPEHILLGLILVLMLLEILSVDKRAGSALFIASLLAGAGVLVMQLQTGYTADIVMNEIRIDRFSEIGRLIIVSCGAILGVYSLSSEAGHKYWILIASSLLGAMIILDSAGFISLFMGIEILSLPGFALMVLNNGKSTASEGSIKYLLLSSVATALVLFGLSLVYGSTGNLNISSFTAAVATGGVQNLAASVMILSGFFLKASVFPFHGWAPDAYSSARLPVTAFLASIVKAAVVLGLVRILGNAVLNPEAVTVIALLSMLSMFYGNITAIHQTAFKKMLAYSSISHAGYMMFALVDNTGARTEALLYYVAVYAVTTITACACFSILSGEDDNLDNLNGIFRKKPVAAILLSLCVLSLAGIPPLPGFLAKFFVFKTVIASGHLTVAVLAFVASYIGTFFYLGVVLRMFRSDAETVEQPANATCLCWTWGGALLGTLALALFMLLPNIFHWVMTGL